From the Limanda limanda chromosome 2, fLimLim1.1, whole genome shotgun sequence genome, one window contains:
- the LOC133019240 gene encoding neuronal membrane glycoprotein M6-a-like, producing MYTFFQVDQRCKECCERCVGSLPWASLIATILLYMGVALFCGCGHEALSGTVSILQNYFEVIRAPGETLDVFMIIDILKYTIYGLAAGFFVFGVLLLVEGFFTTGAIRDLYGEFKITACGRCLTAFLMFLAYLFFLVCLGVTAFTSLPVFMYFNVWSMCQNTSLLEGANLCLDLRQFGAVTISEEKKVCTGSEKFSKMCESNELDLTFHLFVCALAGAGAAVIAMVHFLMALAANWGYLKDTSRMQKYEDIKSKEEQELHDIHSTRSKERLNAYT from the exons ATGTATACGTTtttccaagtggaccaac ggTGTAAGGAGTGCTGTGAGCGATGTGTGGGCAGTCTGCCCTGGGCCTCTCTCATTGCCACCATTCTCCTCTACATGGGCGTGGCCTTGTTCTGTGGGTGTGGCCACGAGGCTTTGAGCGGCACTGTCAGCATTCTGCAGAACTATTTTGAAGTCATCAGAGCCCCGGGAGAAACACTGGATGTGTTTATGAT TATTGACATCCTGAAGTATACCATCTATGGCCTTGCAGCTGGATTCTTTGTATTTGGAGTCCTGTTACTCGTGGAGGGTTTTTTCACGACTGGAGCAATTAGGGATCTCTATGGAGAGTTCAAGATCACTGCCTGCGGACGCTGCCTGACTGCATTC CTCATGTTCCTGGCCTACCTGTTCTTCCTGGTGTGTCTTGGAGTGACAGCATTCACCAGCCTGCCAGTCTTCATGTATTTCAACGTTTGGTCCATGTGTCAGAACACCAGCTTGCTGGAGGGAGCCAACCTCTGCCTGGACCTGCGTCAGTTCG gAGCAGTGACCATCTCTGAGGAGAAGAAGGTGTGTACAGGATCTGAAAAGTTCTCCAAGATGTGTGAATCTAATGAG ctGGACTTGACCttccatctgtttgtttgcgccctggcaggagcaggagctgctgtCATTGCCATG GTCCATTTCCTGATGGCTCTAGCTGCTAACTGGGGCTACCTGAAGGACACCAGCCGGATGCAGAAGTACGAGGACATCAAGTcgaaggaggaacaggagctgCATGACATCCATTCCACACGCTCAAAAGAACGCCTTAATGCCTACACATAA
- the LOC133019250 gene encoding docking protein 3-like: MDTYTKTGKVYLQQYKTGKNWKPVLLSLFASSCREVGRLEIQNMGDGGAEVDHSTAVRKHHQPLGKKKLKVVQLSKLISVVRLPSNAEACPMENMSAFCVETQDRTLVFAALKDDCVDWVKKLCHIMFQGGGPSGSNQLHLGENQIYASSDEEFWVIVQRTDAAIRCGLQGFAWLQVGQEALQLRETQRKKLVMEWPYELLRRYGKDKLTLTIEAGRRCDSGPGTFTFETSQAEKIFFLIQSTINRKTLAITTGNQNQEGKKVITTYKQTNCPIPKIPDMTGMAIVERDLRTEVRKCGAPEENARIQGELVSQSECVSPQPAPITLMPLPLVPTNDSLCGGHQHCQSDPVYADPAECIQSVSKLQLSLALYVDPAVVLPLKPPTLRATVLAPLPGSSMSYTCFDMDYPDSVYSEVYDRVGPVQIKHLITHSKEKTKCFTDDDPIYTEPLNEKEKVFHNTENTLDPFAHLYAQVCKSSCPSTSSKTTPPCSAPPFSVTGITSETNDMDLSLDDVII; encoded by the exons ATGGTGGTGCAGAAGTGGATCATAGCACCGCAGTCAGGAAACACCACCAGCCTCTTGGGAAGAAAAAGCTGAAGGTGGTTCAACTGTCCAAGCTGATCAGTGTTGTTAGACTGCCTTCAAATGCTGAGGCCTGCCCCATG GAGAACATGTCTGCATTTTGTGTGGAAACACAGGACAGAACATTGGTGTTTGCTGCACTCAAAGACGACTGTGTGGACTGGGTAAAAAAACTGTGTCACATCATGTTTCAG GGAGGAGGTCCCTCAGGCTCAAATCAGCTTCATTTGGGGGAGAACCAGATATACGCCTCATCAGATGAAG AATTCTGGGTTATAGTTCAGAGGACGGATGCAGCAATACGTTGTGGTCTACAGGGGTTTGCCTGGCTGCAGGTGGGACAGGAGGCACTGCagctgagagaaacacagagaaagaaacttGTCATGGAGTGGCCTTATGAACTGCTGAGACGATATGGAAAAGATAAG CTGACTTTAACCATTGAAGCAGGGAGACGCTGTGACTCTGGTCCTGGAACATTCACCTTCGAGACATCGCAGGCTGAGAAAATATTTTTCCTGATCCAGAGCACCATCAACCGAAAGACTTTAGCTATTACAACAGGTAACCAAAATCAAGAGGGTAAGAAAGTTAtcacaacatataaacagaCCAATTGCCCTATCCCCAAAATACCTGATATGACCGGTATGGCTATTGTGGAGAGGGACCTGAGGACAGAGGTGCGGAAATGTGGAGCTCCAGAAGAGAATGCTCGTATTCAAGGAGAACTGGTTTCACAATCAGAATGTGTATCACCACAGCCAGCTCCTATTACCCTCATGCCTCTGCCATTGGTTCCCACAAATGACAGCCTCTGTGGAGGTCATCAACATTGCCAATCAGACCCTGTATATGCTGACCCAGCAGAATGCATTCAGTCTGTATCAAAACTGCAACTGTCCTTGGCTCTCTATGTGGACCCTGCAGTTGTTCTTCCACTCAAACCCCCCACTTTAAGAGCAACTGTTCTTGCTCCCCTTCCTGGCTCCTCAATGTCATATACTTGCTTTGACATGGATTATCCAGATTCAGTCTACTCAGAGGTTTATGACAGAGTTGGTCCAGTCCAAATTAAACATCTTATCACccacagcaaagaaaaaactaaGTGTTTTACAGATGATGACCCAATTTATACTGAGCCTTTGAATGAGAAGGAGAAGGTCTTCCATAATACTGAAAACACACTTGACCCATTTGCCCACCTGTATGCTCAAGTCTGCAAGTCATCTTGTCCCTCAACATCCTCTAAAACCACCCCTCCCTGCTCTGCTCCCCCTTTTTCTGTTACTGGCATCACATCAGAAACAAATGACATGGACCTGTCacttgatgatgtcatcatttaG